The Nostoc sp. PCC 7524 nucleotide sequence GTGAGTCGTTTATTTACTGATATTTCGGAATCACTTCCTAGAAATCCAGAAATTGTCGGATTTTCGATTTCTTGGGAATTAGATTATGTGAATATTTTAAATTTGTTGGAATCTTTAGAAGTCCCCATTCGCGCCATTAATCGTGATGATTCTCACCCTATTGTTTTCGGTGGTGGCCCAGTTCTCACTGCTAACCCTGAGCCTTTTGCTGATTTTTTTGATGTAATTTTATTAGGGGATGGGGAAAATTTATTAGGGAATTTTATAGAAGCTTATAAAGAGGTGAGAAATGCTTCTAGACAAACTCAATTGCAAGCACTTGCACAAGTACCAGGAATTTATGTGCCGAGTTTGTATGCAGTAGAGTATCAAGAAATAAACGGGGAAATTAGTTCTATTCAACCTATTTCTTCAGAAATTCCTGCCGTGGTGCAGAAGCAAACTTATCGGGGAAATACTCTCTCAGCCTCAACTGTGGTGACTGAAAAAGCGACTTGGGAAAATATTTTTATGGTGGAAGTGGTGCGGAGTTGTCCAGAAATGTGCCGCTTCTGTTTAGCTAGTTATTTAACTTTACCTTTTAGAACGGCGAGTTTAGACGGTTCTTTAATTCCAGCTATTGAAAAAGGTTTACAAGTTACAAATCGCTTGGGTTTATTGGGTGCTTCTGTTACACAACATCCAGAATTTGAAAATCTATTAGATTATATTAGTCAGCCAAAATATGATGATGTGCGGCTGAGTATTGCGTCAGTTAGAACTAACACAGTGACAGAACAGTTAGCGAAAACTTTGACGAAACGAGACACGCGATCGCTTACCATAGCTGTAGAGAGTGGTTCAGAAAAATTACGCCAAATCATAAATAAAAAGCTACATAACGACGAAATCATCCAAGCAGCCATTAATGCGAAAGCTGGCGGTTTAACAGGCTTAAAACTCTATGGAATGGTAGGTATTCCAGGGGAAGAACCGGAAGATTTAGACGCAACGGTGGCGATGATGCGGAGTATTAAAAAAGCCGCACCGGGGCTGCGCCTCACCTTTGGTTGCAGTACCTTTGTACCGAAATCCCATACACCATTTCAATGGTTTGGGGTGAATCGTCAAGCAGAAAAGCGGTTGCAGTGGTTACAAAAACAACTCAAACCCCAAGGTATAGATTTTCGCCCAGAAAGCTATAATTGGTCGATTATACAAGCTTTGATATCGAGAGGCGATCGCAGAATTTCCCAACTACTGGAACTTACCCGCAACTTTGGTGACTCCTTGGGAAGCTACAAACGTGCTTTTAAGGAACTCAAAGGTCAAATTCCTGATTTAGATTACTACGTCCACAATAATTGGTCACATGAGCAGATATTGCCCTGGAGTCACTTGCAAGGGCCACTGCCACAGTCTACACTACTAAAGCATTTGGCTGAGGCTACCAGTCATTTTTCAAAGCAACTTCAGCCATTAGATTTATAGTTAACAAGTGAATGCAAAACACAGCTGAGTTTTATTGCGCCTACTGCGGTGAACCCAACTTAACCTTTATTGACTTAAGTGCTGGGGGACAACAGTCTTACGTTGAAGATTGCCAAGTTTGCTGTCGTCCCAATATCTTATATATTCGAGTGGATGAAGACACCCTAGAAATTGAAATTGATACCGAATACGAAGGCTAGATTGTAGGTTTTCCTTTCCATGCTACACTTTCAACATTCCTCCGTCATTAACGCGCCAGTGGAAGTAGTTTGGCAATTCCACGAAAGACCAGATATTTTACAGCTATTAACTCCACCTTGGCAACCTGTGCGGGTAGTTCGCCGCGAGGGAGGATTAGCAGTAGGTGCGACTACGGAGTTTAGACTGTTTCTTGGCCCTTTACCTCTAACTTGGTTGGCGCGTCACACTGAATGTGAAAAGTATCATTGGTTTACTGATATCCAGATATCGGGGCCTTTTGAATCTTGGATACATCGCCATGAATTTGTAGCAGAAGGGAATAAAACCAAGCTGACTGACAATGTTTCGTACGTTATGCCTGGAGGGGAAACTGTAGAATTTGTTAGCGGTTGGTTAATACAAGTGCAATTAGAAGCAATGTTTCGCTACCGTCATTTTGTGACTAAGCGCGAGTGTGAGTCAAAATCATAAAATTCTCGTTTTTTAGACTTGTTTAACGGTTAAAACTTGTGTTCGTCTGTATGCCTACGCTACAGGTTCACAGGCGGGATAGGTGAGCTTTTAAAGCAGATAACCTATCCTGGAAGTTGCTTTTTCAGTGCCTCTAACCCCGCCCAACGGTTATCAACAGGTTTCTCTGTATTCTCACCAGCACTACTAAGAATACCTGGACAATTTAAATCACACAACTGACGCTGAGGCAATTCCAAACACATCTGCTCATATAGCCATTCACTTGGATAAAAATAACCATTGGGTGACAAAGTTTCCACCAAATCTTCTATAGCCACTTCCCGTTCTAGCGGCAAGTCTTGCTCTTGATTAGCAGTCTCATCTAACCAGATAACTTCTTGAGTATTCACCACCAAACGGTGATTGTAATTTTGTAAGCAGCGATTACAGGTACAAGTAATAATGGCTTCTGCCTGTGCTGACACATCCAGATAATTACCATGATGCTGCACGCGGACGTGACCACGAACTGGTGTCAGTGTTTCTAGACCAGGCAGAAATTCTTTAACTTGAACTTCCTCGGTACGCTCCGGGGCCTTAGTTAGCTGCGGAATAAAAATTGCGTCCATCGGATTTGTGAGACATGATCATGAAAATTTAGATCAATCATCAGCTATTCTGCTGACAATCCATTTATAGTTTAGCCCCAACCAAGAACAAATATCCTTTGTTGAGTAAGTAAGTGAGTGAGCTTTTCATAGTTCATCAACTATCGCCGGACGAACAACCAAATGACGATGAGGTTCCTTCCCGCGACTGAAGGTTTCTAAATCCCCAAGCTTTTGGAAGAAAGTATGTACCAAACGCCGTTCCGCAGAACTTAAAGATTTGATTTCCACTTCTTGACCTGTGGAACGCACTTGCTCGGCGGCAGTTTCTGCTATGGCTTGAATTTCAGCCTGTCTTTTGACTCGATAACCGTTCAATTCGACTGTGTAGGAAGCTTGTCCTTCCTGGGGTTGGTTGATGTTGAGCGTCGAATTAGCCAAATACTGAATTGCATCCAACACAGACCCATCAGCACCAATCAAAATATGAATTTGTTCTGAAGTCAAGGTGGTTTCGTCTATTGTCAACCAGTAACTATCTATTTCTGGGGAATCTTCTTCTGGAGCATCGAGAGTTTCTAAACTACCTCGAATCTCAGCTGATATCCCAGTGAGTTCCAGCAGTGATTTTAGCCACTGCTGACCTCGCTGCATGGGAATATTGCTCATCTATTAACCTGTGGTCTTTTTCTTGGAACTTTTTGGCTCGAAAGGTAATGTTTTTTGTTCTGCCACTACTTGTTTTTCCTGAGTTTCTACAATTTTTTGTAGTTCTTCTGGTAAAGGTTCACGGGAGAGGATATAAGTTTGCAAGGTTTGAAAAACATTCCCAATCACCATATACATCAACACCCCGGCTGGCAAGGGAAAGAACAAGAACATCCCAGAAAAGATGACAGGGGTGATTTTGTTGACTGTATCTTGTTGTGGGTTGCCGCCACTGGAGTTCTGCCCGGAAAGAATTTGGCTGACATAAAGGCTGATCCCAAAAAAGACAATCATGGCGACAATATCCCAGTGGACTGTACCATCTGGGTCTACTGCTCCCACTCTGCCCAAGGCATCAATAAACAGGAATCCTTTATCTGCTGCCAAGCCAGGGATTGTACCCTGAATTGTGACATCGCCTGGCTGTAAGGCTTCTATATTGCCTTCTGCATCAATTTTGATCCTATCTTCCCCTTTAGTAATTTTCCATTCAGGGGTGAGCTTAGTTTCTGGATGTTCTGCCAGTAGAACTGGGAAAGGCTTACCTTCCAGGGTTTGATATTCAATCTTGGTTTGTTCCCCGACTGCCAATTTGCTACCACCAGGGAGAATTGCAGTGACTTTGAGATGTTCCCCATCAGCAATGTAAACATTCTGAGGAGGAGTAGCGAAGGCTTGGGGTTGAATTCGTTCGATTTGTTCGGCGGGGAAGATTTGGAGGTTAACGGAATAGTTAACTCCAGCAAACGGCGAACCCCGCAAGGTGGCAAACAGTGCCAACAGCACTGGCATTTGCAGCAGGAGGGGCAAACATCCCGCCAAGGGGTTGCCGAATTCCTTCTGCACGTTCATCATCTCTTCCTGCTGCTTTTGCGGGTCGTCCTTATAACGTTCTTTAACTTCTGCCATCCGCTTTTGCATCAGAGGTTGCACAATTCGCATCCGCCGCATATTGCGAATTGAACCAGCACTCAGGGGGTAGAGCGCGAAGCGGATTATCAATGTCAAGGCAACGATCGCCAATCCATAGCTAGGCACAATACCATAGAACAAGTCTATGATTGGCAGCATGACGTTGTTTGAGAGAAACCCGATACCAAAATCCATTATTCTGAATTCAACCTGAGTTACTGTAAACTGAACTGAATCTAATTTATCTAAAAAAGGGGGAGTAGGGAGTAGGGAGTGGTGTTACTACTTTGTTAACGGGAATATTGCCAATTTTTTTGTATATGAGCAAATGCAATAGTCCCTATTCCCTATTCCCTATTCCCTACTTAGCTGTATATTGCGGATTTCTAGCAGCAACTTTTTCATTGATGTAGTCATAAACTTGGCGGAAATTCGGCACTGCTCGCATTTCCAAACGACTACCATTTCTGAGAGTAACTACCATATCTCCCCAAATACCTAGACCACGAGGAACTTTGACAATTTTGACAATTTCTGAGTAAATTACGTCAGTGCGATCGCGTCCCATCCAACCACCCATTACAGATATTCTGCGATCGGTAATGCGGTAACGCAACCACAAAGCTCTGACTACTGCACCAACTGTCAGTGGTATACCTACAACAGTGAAGCCAATCAGGATATTTAAAATCAAATCCCCAATGTGGGGGCCGCCTTCATAATAAATTTCTTCACGAATGCCCATTTAATACCTCAGCTTGTGCCAACAACTGCTCTAATTCTTGCAGAAATTGTTGGCTTACGCACTTAGATTCTGCTGCTGTTGGTTTGACGATCACTACCAATCTCCATCCTGGAGTGATTTTTGGTAATAATTTATGCAATGCTGCTGCAATTTGGCGTTTAATGCGGTTACGCACCACTGCCTTTTTGCTGACTTTGGTGCTAATGGAAATAGCAATTTTCGTGCTAGTGAGATTTTGCAGGTTAATCGCTGGTGGGATTTTAGGGGCAGTGTCCCCAGAAGATGCTTTGGAAGGTGACGGTCTTAAAGCTCTCAATGTGAAATGGGAGCTATAACGCCGAGTTCCTTCCCGGAAAACTGCCTGAAAATCTTGGCGGGACTTTAATCGATGTGCTTTGGGCAATGCCACAGCTGTTCTTTTCGCTTAAAATACCCTAGACACTCAGACGATGCCGTCCTTTCTTCCTTCTTGCTCTAATAACGTTTCTACCGTCTGGTGTCCGCATTCTGGCACGAAAGCCAGAGGTTCTTTTTCTCTTGCGGTTAGTTCCACCCAAAGTTCTCTGCATACTGTTCTCCTTTTAGGCGATTTTTTATAAAAAGTCACAATCTAAAAATATATCATTGTTAGTAGTCAATAGTCCAGAGTCAACACTAGAGCAAGGTAGCAGGTTAGAAGAACTATTGACTATTGACTTAACTAATAGTCAAAATCCAAGACCCAATGTAACGCAGTAATGGGACTTCTCCTGGAGAGAGAACTTGGCAGTTGAAATAATACGTGCCACCAAAGGCTGGATTTCTCACATTAGAGAAAACTAGCTCTACTCCGGTAGCTGCTGGTACTGGTTCTTCGGGGAAAATTTCAATTAAACCGCTTTCTTGATTCCATTTGACTTCAGATAGGGGTACTTTCTTACCTTTAACTCTGACTTCAATCTGTTGAGGGTCAAAACTGCCTTTGTAGTAGTTAGGATAGGTGACAGCAAATTGGGCAACTGCCAATTTCATCTTGTCAGCAGGAATACGTAGTGTATATCTATCTATACCCCTAGCCTGCCCACCAAAATCAAACCGGAAGGGCAGTTGGTGTTCCCTTTTAACGCCACTAAATAATACTAATCCCTGACCGCCCTGTGCCAATACCATAGCTGGTACCCCAGTGAGTACACAACCAGTTAAAGCTAAAACGGAAAGTAAACGCCGCATGATTTTGACTCCTCCACCAAAAAAACAGGTCTGTGATTTGAGCTTCTGTAACTAAACTTTACTATTGTCGTGCTGACATAGAGACGTGATGTAGCAACAAAAAGTGCCTTATATGGGATTAGTGGTTAGTAATTTTTACTCATGTTGCAGACAGACTTACGCTCCACTACGCTCATAGCAGTTAATTTCTCTTATTTCCTCAATTCTCTTGCCTATAGCCCCCAAACCTAATTTTCTATAAACACTGTTGATATTTGATTATGTTGCTAAATATGTATAAGTGTATCGTAATTTAGGCTTTTTGTTATAAAAATTGAGCGATGTAGTTAGCGATCGCCTGTTAAGTTGAGATAGATTGAAAAAATAGGCT carries:
- a CDS encoding DUF2808 domain-containing protein encodes the protein MRRLLSVLALTGCVLTGVPAMVLAQGGQGLVLFSGVKREHQLPFRFDFGGQARGIDRYTLRIPADKMKLAVAQFAVTYPNYYKGSFDPQQIEVRVKGKKVPLSEVKWNQESGLIEIFPEEPVPAATGVELVFSNVRNPAFGGTYYFNCQVLSPGEVPLLRYIGSWILTIS
- the yidC gene encoding membrane protein insertase YidC codes for the protein MDFGIGFLSNNVMLPIIDLFYGIVPSYGLAIVALTLIIRFALYPLSAGSIRNMRRMRIVQPLMQKRMAEVKERYKDDPQKQQEEMMNVQKEFGNPLAGCLPLLLQMPVLLALFATLRGSPFAGVNYSVNLQIFPAEQIERIQPQAFATPPQNVYIADGEHLKVTAILPGGSKLAVGEQTKIEYQTLEGKPFPVLLAEHPETKLTPEWKITKGEDRIKIDAEGNIEALQPGDVTIQGTIPGLAADKGFLFIDALGRVGAVDPDGTVHWDIVAMIVFFGISLYVSQILSGQNSSGGNPQQDTVNKITPVIFSGMFLFFPLPAGVLMYMVIGNVFQTLQTYILSREPLPEELQKIVETQEKQVVAEQKTLPFEPKSSKKKTTG
- a CDS encoding CPXCG motif-containing cysteine-rich protein; this encodes MQNTAEFYCAYCGEPNLTFIDLSAGGQQSYVEDCQVCCRPNILYIRVDEDTLEIEIDTEYEG
- a CDS encoding Jag family protein — its product is MSNIPMQRGQQWLKSLLELTGISAEIRGSLETLDAPEEDSPEIDSYWLTIDETTLTSEQIHILIGADGSVLDAIQYLANSTLNINQPQEGQASYTVELNGYRVKRQAEIQAIAETAAEQVRSTGQEVEIKSLSSAERRLVHTFFQKLGDLETFSRGKEPHRHLVVRPAIVDEL
- a CDS encoding B12-binding domain-containing radical SAM protein, with amino-acid sequence MTSSLFTAERLLFTPATPETNAIPLIFAFPNEYTVGITSLGYQVVWATLAMRNDVEVSRLFTDISESLPRNPEIVGFSISWELDYVNILNLLESLEVPIRAINRDDSHPIVFGGGPVLTANPEPFADFFDVILLGDGENLLGNFIEAYKEVRNASRQTQLQALAQVPGIYVPSLYAVEYQEINGEISSIQPISSEIPAVVQKQTYRGNTLSASTVVTEKATWENIFMVEVVRSCPEMCRFCLASYLTLPFRTASLDGSLIPAIEKGLQVTNRLGLLGASVTQHPEFENLLDYISQPKYDDVRLSIASVRTNTVTEQLAKTLTKRDTRSLTIAVESGSEKLRQIINKKLHNDEIIQAAINAKAGGLTGLKLYGMVGIPGEEPEDLDATVAMMRSIKKAAPGLRLTFGCSTFVPKSHTPFQWFGVNRQAEKRLQWLQKQLKPQGIDFRPESYNWSIIQALISRGDRRISQLLELTRNFGDSLGSYKRAFKELKGQIPDLDYYVHNNWSHEQILPWSHLQGPLPQSTLLKHLAEATSHFSKQLQPLDL
- a CDS encoding PH domain-containing protein, translated to MGIREEIYYEGGPHIGDLILNILIGFTVVGIPLTVGAVVRALWLRYRITDRRISVMGGWMGRDRTDVIYSEIVKIVKVPRGLGIWGDMVVTLRNGSRLEMRAVPNFRQVYDYINEKVAARNPQYTAK
- a CDS encoding YceD family protein, producing the protein MDAIFIPQLTKAPERTEEVQVKEFLPGLETLTPVRGHVRVQHHGNYLDVSAQAEAIITCTCNRCLQNYNHRLVVNTQEVIWLDETANQEQDLPLEREVAIEDLVETLSPNGYFYPSEWLYEQMCLELPQRQLCDLNCPGILSSAGENTEKPVDNRWAGLEALKKQLPG
- the rpmH gene encoding 50S ribosomal protein L34, producing MQRTLGGTNRKRKRTSGFRARMRTPDGRNVIRARRKKGRHRLSV
- the rnpA gene encoding ribonuclease P protein component, whose protein sequence is MALPKAHRLKSRQDFQAVFREGTRRYSSHFTLRALRPSPSKASSGDTAPKIPPAINLQNLTSTKIAISISTKVSKKAVVRNRIKRQIAAALHKLLPKITPGWRLVVIVKPTAAESKCVSQQFLQELEQLLAQAEVLNGHS
- a CDS encoding SRPBCC family protein, which codes for MLHFQHSSVINAPVEVVWQFHERPDILQLLTPPWQPVRVVRREGGLAVGATTEFRLFLGPLPLTWLARHTECEKYHWFTDIQISGPFESWIHRHEFVAEGNKTKLTDNVSYVMPGGETVEFVSGWLIQVQLEAMFRYRHFVTKRECESKS